The Micromonospora sp. Llam0 genome contains a region encoding:
- a CDS encoding PrgI family protein yields the protein MIKDDAIDAAGRARMPADVDAPDKVAYGLTWRQLAILAVAGLLFYGAWNGLRTVVPPQAIVFAGVVVGGVVFGLVVGRRDGLPMDVWLLHAIRHSRSHKALSSSGESAAAGVPEWVQQPKGRIPLPAPLRLPADAIGADGEITVGGDRAAIVAATNINLTLRTAAEQAALIEGFGRWLNSLSAPTQVVVSAQPVDLASHARAVSDAARTQPHPALEAACADHAAFLADLAQHRDPLRRQVLVVTRTAPGEHGSHAARRRADDSVRALSGLGVTARTLDGAAATAALVAAADPYRPPRPGGLAAPDTVITVTPTNSKKP from the coding sequence ATGATCAAAGACGATGCGATCGACGCCGCCGGGCGGGCACGGATGCCCGCCGACGTCGACGCCCCCGACAAGGTCGCATACGGGCTGACCTGGCGGCAGTTAGCCATCCTCGCGGTCGCCGGCCTGCTGTTCTACGGCGCCTGGAACGGCCTGCGCACCGTTGTCCCGCCGCAGGCCATCGTCTTCGCCGGCGTGGTCGTCGGCGGTGTCGTGTTCGGACTGGTCGTCGGACGCCGCGACGGGCTGCCGATGGACGTGTGGCTGCTGCACGCGATCCGCCACTCCCGCAGCCACAAGGCGCTGTCATCCTCTGGAGAATCCGCCGCGGCGGGGGTGCCGGAGTGGGTCCAGCAGCCGAAGGGACGGATCCCGCTGCCGGCGCCACTGCGGCTGCCCGCCGACGCGATCGGCGCCGACGGTGAGATCACCGTCGGCGGTGACCGGGCGGCGATCGTCGCGGCCACGAACATCAACCTGACGCTGCGTACCGCCGCCGAGCAGGCTGCCCTGATCGAGGGGTTCGGCCGCTGGCTCAACAGCTTGTCGGCGCCGACGCAGGTCGTCGTGTCCGCCCAGCCGGTCGACCTCGCCTCCCACGCCCGCGCGGTTTCCGACGCCGCCCGAACCCAGCCGCACCCCGCGTTGGAGGCGGCGTGCGCGGACCACGCCGCGTTCCTGGCCGACCTGGCGCAACACCGGGACCCGCTGCGCCGCCAGGTCCTCGTGGTCACCCGCACCGCGCCAGGTGAACACGGCAGCCATGCGGCGCGGCGGCGCGCCGACGACAGCGTCCGGGCGTTGTCCGGCCTCGGGGTGACCGCCCGAACGCTCGACGGCGCGGCAGCCACCGCGGCGCTCGTCGCCGCCGCCGACCCCTACCGGCCGCCGCGTCCCGGCGGCCTGGCCGCCCCGGACACGGTCATCACCGTCACCCCGACCAACAGCAAGAAGCCCTGA